The following is a genomic window from Anopheles aquasalis chromosome 3, idAnoAquaMG_Q_19, whole genome shotgun sequence.
CGTACATGTCCAGTTCGTCGGCGGGCACGGATTTGGCATCGTCCTTACGCTGCGCATCGGTAACTTTTCGCTGAATCATTTCGAACGTTTCCTCGTACACATCCATGTTGCCACTGTTGGTGAGGATATCGTTTGAAAGGGCGGTCAGCTTGGTGATCTTGTCGCTCGACTCGTCCGGTGCCTGGCCGGCCTTTTTCAGCTTCCAGCGCTGTGCCGTCGTTAGCTTGGCCGTTCCCTTGCCCAACCGTTGCAGTGCCCGCTTGACCGACTCCTTCGGTTCCATCAGCTCCAGCATCTGCCGGTAGGTGGCAATATCGTCAAACTTTGGCCCCTTCTTGTCCTCATCCTCCGAGTCCGAGTCGGACGAATCGCCCAGCCCCCGGTTATCGCCTTTATCCGGTCGCTCCTTGTAGTTCGGATCGTTCTTCAGCTTCACCCAGTCGATGTTATCCAGCCAGTGGTCCTTCACCTCGGCCGTCTTCTTCCACAGATAGTGTCCGTCTGCATCAAAGTGGCCCTCCTCCATCTCTTCCTTCATGTTAAATGGAGTGATTTTCGTTTCGCCATCGGTACGCGCAATTCCATCCTCTTCCCCCATAATCTCATTATCGTCCAGCACATTATATCTAAAAAAGGTGAGCGTACGATCCTTGTGGGTTACTGGAAAAGACGAATACGAACTGCCCATACCCTTCCTCCCATGACTTACggcgcatcatcaccactgtcgtcctcttcgtccgAGTCGAGCGTGTGTTTGCTGGTGGAAGGTTGATTATTCTGCTTATCCCGCACCAGATCGTCCAGATagttgtcctcctcctccacgtaACCACTTGCTTTGCGTTTCGGCATTTTCTCTGTAAATTCTGCGACTAAAACTGGAGCGAAAATATTCGTGAAGCGCGACGCTGAATGCTgccaaacgtaaacaaacaattcaAAGTGACAGATCAGCGGACCTGTCatgggtttcggtttttgaatGAGCATTaacatttttccgttttttattCATACAAACACCCACTGCACCCACTGTGGTCGATACGAAGAAAATCTCACTATAATCGCAGGAGACACTTGCGGCGCTTAACAGCTCAACGTACTAAAATGTGGTATCCAAAAGCACGAACCTTCCCGGCTCACTATCTCACTTCCAACGAGTACCACTATTCCCTGGCGCAATGATTGGCCCATTTGTCGCTACAAATCGCACATTGCTTCGTGGCGAATCCCGAGGGGATCGCTTCCCTGTCCTCTAGGTAGGTCACAAGTTAAAATAACTAACGCGATCGCCTAGCTTTGCTGCCCGCTGTCCCTAACTAATATCTTTCCCTGTTTTCGGTTCTCATCTCATGAATATCAGCAGCCTCCATTCAGCCTCTgcgtggttggttgtttgcttgcttgcttgctggctggctggcatgcgAGGAAGCGGTTTGTTCCCGGCGCTAGTAATAACATCGTTTGAGGATTTGCTTCTCGTTTCAGTTGGCCTTCTTGGCCAGCTTGTTGGTGTCCTTCGCCGGGCCAGTGAGTGCCACCCACATCTTTCCGGCGACCTCGGTAAAGATGATGGTACCGAGGAACACGAGCAACGTCCCGATCCAGTGGTGCAGCGTAAACGGATTTCTAAAGTACACGATCGAGAAGAGCAGCGAAACGAACTTGCGAAGCGTAACGACCAGCGTAACGGTAAGCGAGGAACACTCGGTAGTGAGCACGTACACCGAACTGATGCACACGTACTGCGTCAGCACGTTACCGATCAGGTAGATCCAGGTGATGGGCAGCGAAAAGCCCAACAGTGGCACCGGCTGTAGCGGGCTCGCATTTGCCAGCTGCAGATGCTCCCAGATGTTACCGGCGAGCAGGGCAAAGAACGGTAGCGGCAGCAGATGCGTGTAGAAGAGCGCTTCCTTCGGATGTTTGCCGTACCGCTTGTACAGCACCTCCTGGTAGAGGCCCATGCGAGCGGACACAAACAGTGCCAGCGTCAGCAGGGCGATACCGAGCGTCCACCAGAAGAACACCGTCaccggatcatcatcaccgtcaccctTTCGCACCTGCGTGCTCTCAACGCGACTCCCCGACACGATCGTACACATGACGATACCGGCCGTGATCATGCCGACCGACAGGTACTTGGAGAAATCGTACCGCTTCTTCAGGATCAGTATTCCCATCACCATATTGGCGATCAGTGAACCGGCCCGGAAGATCATATGCAGCGGCATCGGAATGTTGAAATCGAACGCATAGTTGTTGCACACGCTGGCCACGAAgaacatcaccaccaggaTGGTGTAATCCTTCAGGCCAATCCGGGGCCGTACCGTGCCGCATTTCGATGTGAACAGGAAACCCTCGACGGCGATCAGCAGAAACTGCAGGAAGGTGATCAAATTCCCCGATCCTGGGTCGATTCtgcaacgaaacggaaaatggttaGTACCTTCTTATCATGCTTACTGCAGTGGTATCGGTAACGAACGTGCATTGTCACATTTGGCACACAGAGCGTGTGTGCCCATTGTTCCTCTATCCCATGAGGAATTTGATCAATTTTCTCTATCTTATCGAAAGCGTGGCGGTAGCGAGCAACGGCAGATGTCACTTCTTATCGATAAAGAGTCactttttgctttgatttacAGTTCAGTTACAGAGCAGTTTAGATTAGGGTTCACATTAAAAAGAGTGACTTTAAAAATAACCTTTACAAGCATCAGGTTGTATTATCAAACGAAACTGTTCTTATTTATGGGGCATAATGGACTTGGTTACATCCAAACAACACAGTCAACCGTTTATCGCGGGACAAGTGTTTTTACACAAAGATCCACTATGTGCCCCATCGCATCGTATTGGGTTGTTTGCATTAAAGAAAAAACGTAACGTTACTTACAGGCATTACTCACAAACCAAACAGCCGGAGACTAGCAATGGAATTAGACCAATTAAACCAACTCATTCAAAGTTGCCAGCTTGCCAAAACCAGATCCTCATTGCCAAAGCTTCTGggccttttttatgcttcgacGTGTGATCCGCAGGacaaaaaaactaaacagGTCCAACAGCGCTGTTGTAtctgtgctgttgtgtgttggtttaAACAAAATGTTCCAACGCCATTTGCGGCGAAACATTTTGCACTTACCCCGGTATTGAGAAatagttgttttttattcaagACTCAGCTGAAAACTCCAATATTCCACCAGTGCTACTACGATTGGAAAACAGAAAGGTTCACGCACGACATTACAGCCACAGCCTGTTTCGATTGCAATATACCATCGCATGACTGTGGCCAACACGTGCACAGACGAGGGAAGCGCGAGTGTTTTCCCACGTGCGCGCGTCTATCTGTCCGGTACGATCGGGGCAAGATGTTTACCGAGCTAGTCTTGAGGAtgactttccatttttcgaaaCAATCAGCGGCTGCATTACGTTGTCGTTTCATGTCCACTGTTTGCTCGCGGCCGATCCACACCGAGGTGTGTCTGCGATCTGTTCACGTCCCGAGCCATTGATTGCTTTTTTAAAGAAACCTATCTAGTGAGGGTACGTTGGACAGTTCTTTTTGGGGATCATATGCCGTAGTATGATGTATGTTTATGGTTAAATCGTCCACGTGATCATCATGATCCGGGCAtaggtgaaaaatgaaatggggGCCTATGTGGCACGGCCCACCCTAATGTGACACCGTTGATGATCATTACCTATTTGACTACCTTCTTCGCAAACAAATCGACGTGGCGGTAGATCGGGCGGGTCGGCCCCAACGCCTCACCCACCTACACTTATCTCCCGCTTGTAATGTGAGGGGGTTTTAAAAatacaatcatcatcatgtcacGTTTctcgtttcatatttttaaacattccgCGCTTTAAAGAAGCGTGCGCGAACGCGTCGTTCGCCAACCGAGCAGCACGCCGGAACATAAACGAAGTGTATTTATGAGATAAGAGCTCGGCCTCCCTTTcgcctatctctctctttcgtcacTGAATTCGTGCGATACGAGAAGCGTGGCCCTGCCCAGAAAGTTGCCCGCTCATCATTTTGCACGAAGCACGATAAATTGCCCGTCACCTCTATTAAGTGGATGATAAACGAAAACTGGTTCGCCGCCCCAGCGAACAGCTGAGCCCCGGTCCGGCCGTGGAGTCCGTTTCATCTAAATACCGATCATCGGTTGCGTAACGTTCAAGGCCACGATGATCGAAAGCGCAAGGCAAGGATCACCGGTAGACTATGTGGAGACGAACGAAATTTTGCGACATCTTTTGCGACGCCGagctgtgtggtggtgggtgacTTACTTAACGAGCAGCTCGAGAAACACCACGTTGCTACAGCAACCGACAAACACCATCACGATGGCCAGCGCCGCCTTTGTGTTGACCATTTTTTCGGTTCTCGATCTCGGGATAGCCACCTAGAATCAGAACCGCCACCGTGCCGTGTTCTTCCGGGTTCGGGTTCGCGAAAGTCACTTTACCGCGGGGCCGGGTTGCGGCGGTGGGCTCGCGCCAAGGTCACGTTTCACTTCTGCCTCTGGACAGCCTCCACTTCCGTAAAACCTTCTGCGTACAGGACGATCACTTTGCCGCAAGTAGCGCGAGCTGGACGGgcgtttttttcggggtgtcTTTTCGTTACGCCACCGCACTAATCGAAACCACCCAAACCTGTTCGTCGCGTCGGCGGCCTTTTGTTAAACCGCA
Proteins encoded in this region:
- the LOC126577773 gene encoding CD2 antigen cytoplasmic tail-binding protein 2 homolog, with translation MLMLIQKPKPMTGPLICHFELFVYVWQHSASRFTNIFAPVLVAEFTEKMPKRKASGYVEEEDNYLDDLVRDKQNNQPSTSKHTLDSDEEDDSGDDAPYNVLDDNEIMGEEDGIARTDGETKITPFNMKEEMEEGHFDADGHYLWKKTAEVKDHWLDNIDWVKLKNDPNYKERPDKGDNRGLGDSSDSDSEDEDKKGPKFDDIATYRQMLELMEPKESVKRALQRLGKGTAKLTTAQRWKLKKAGQAPDESSDKITKLTALSNDILTNSGNMDVYEETFEMIQRKVTDAQRKDDAKSVPADELDMYADDFDTREKSKLDGASADTSGAQQAKDAAEEKTASKTSATDDAEGEEGEKQETRLMWEYKEQQDAETVHGPYTTEQMQTYADEGRFSSGAFVRKVGADDTRFYSAARIDFDLYL
- the LOC126577775 gene encoding UDP-xylose and UDP-N-acetylglucosamine transporter, translated to MVNTKAALAIVMVFVGCCSNVVFLELLVKIDPGSGNLITFLQFLLIAVEGFLFTSKCGTVRPRIGLKDYTILVVMFFVASVCNNYAFDFNIPMPLHMIFRAGSLIANMVMGILILKKRYDFSKYLSVGMITAGIVMCTIVSGSRVESTQVRKGDGDDDPVTVFFWWTLGIALLTLALFVSARMGLYQEVLYKRYGKHPKEALFYTHLLPLPFFALLAGNIWEHLQLANASPLQPVPLLGFSLPITWIYLIGNVLTQYVCISSVYVLTTECSSLTVTLVVTLRKFVSLLFSIVYFRNPFTLHHWIGTLLVFLGTIIFTEVAGKMWVALTGPAKDTNKLAKKAN